Within Aphelocoma coerulescens isolate FSJ_1873_10779 chromosome 18, UR_Acoe_1.0, whole genome shotgun sequence, the genomic segment GCCAGCACCCACCTTTCCTTTGTCAAACTCCTCGTCCCACTCATCAATGATGGTCTTGCTTTGGGCCAGTGCTGTGTCCCGAATGGCATCCTGGCTCACGGCTGAAATCTCACCCTGCCAGGTTAAGACTGCAGAGCAGCCAAGTCAGCAGAAGCACCAGGCTGTGCCCCACTGCACCCCCTTGCACCAGGCCACCCCCAGGCCCAAGGCTGGAGCCCTGTGCTCCAGCTccccaccctgtgccacccctgacAGGCCCATGGCTGGGTGCACCTGCCTGGTTCCAGGAGCACACCTGCCTGCACTGGGGTGGGAAGAGCTCAGAGGGCTCTGCCCCCATCCAGGGCTTGCAGCAGGGGGGCTGCACAGCTGTTTGCCCATCCAGGTGAGCCAGGATTACCTTGTTTGCCATAAGCCTTGTCCAAGGAATTCTGGAGCAGCTGGCCCACCACGCTGGACTCCTGGCCCtcaggggctgtgccagcccaaTTGCCAGCCACAGGGCTCAGAGCAGCCAGGGAGCATCTCTCATCCCCAGTCTGTTTGTCACTGGCGCCTGCTGCAACTGCAGAAACATGCAGGGTAAGAATGGGCCAGGGGAGCACGAGGAGCTACCATACCCCTTCTCTCCAAGGCAGATCTCATCCCAGGAGACACTGCTtggacagacagggtcctgatcggtgagggtgtttgggcacacaagtgccagccctggggttAAATCAAGGAGCCTGTCCCTACTTCCTCCTCCAGGGCACAGGCAAGGGCTCCTGGGCtccccccaggagcagcaggcaggcCTGGGACAGGGCAGCCCAGGACAGGGGGCAGGACCACAGGCACCGCCAGGCAGCTGTGGGACCAGCAAGCACTGGGGATGGCCCAGCAGCGCTCCAAGGGGGTTCTAGGGCAGACAAGCAGATGGCTTGACCCTGCCAGGCACCAGACAGGGCACAAGGTCACACCTgggctgctggtggtggtggcagggaCAGTGTTGGCAGCCAGGCTGCTGAGGCTTTCCATCCACTTGCGCTTGCGGTGCTTGTGCTCTCCAGCCTCCACACTCTGATGTGTCTCACAGGGCTCTGGCTCGGTTgtcctggagctggggaaggcagcaGAGTCAGCTCACTCCagccagagcagagtgggagagTCTCAGGCAATGTCTTGGGGCAATGGGGCCCAGGGACACCCGCACTGCACTCAGGGAGGGGTGAACCCACCCCCAGCAAGTGGGTGCTTCAGCCAGACCCCTGCTGAGGTGCATCCCACCTGCAGAAAGATGAGAAGCCCCTGACCACAGTGCAGGGAGCCTGACCTCAGGTTCTCACATGCCCCTCGTCCCTCACCTGTCTGAAGACAGCATCCCAGAGCTGCACTCCTCAGTCTTCTTCAAGGGCCTGTCTTTGCTCctgttcttctttttcttcttcttcctcttgagGGGGAAAGTTGGCTCCATGCCCAGGTCAATACTGGGCTCTGGCTTGGGCCCACTCTTCATGTCCTGACAGACCGGACCATGGCTGAGACCCTTGTCTGACACCTCCTTCCCCATGAAGGACATCAAGTCCCCTGGAGAGACAATTTTCTTCCTGGGGGACCTGGAGTCTTTATCAATGAAGTCCTTCTGAGAGCCAATGCTCTCCTTCTTGGGGAGCCTGGAGCCTTTGTCCTTGAAGCCCTCTGGAGAAACAATTCTCTCCTTCTTGGGGGGACTAGAGACTTCATCCACGTCCTTCACGGCCACAGCACAAGGGCTCCTGTCTGTGCTACGATGTTTCCTCTTCCGACGCTTCTTTCTGAAGGAACCCTCTGGTTCTACCTGGCCAGATCCCgtgtccctgctgccaggaaGAAGGTGGTGTGAAGTGTGGGCAGTGGAACCATGGGTcagcagggaggctgggagctgAGTGGGCAAGTTGAGCACGAAGCTGAAGGCAGACTTTTCAGGATTCGGTAGTTCAAGAGCAGATGAGGACAGGCTGAAGGATAGGAAAAGATGCTGATctaaaagcccagaagtccctctcttcctccttcccctgaGGTGCAGAAGCACAACATCCAGCTGCTGCCATCTCGTCCACAAAATCGGAATCAGATTCAAGGCCACACAGATACCCCATGGAGCACCCAAGGCTGTCACTGGCCTTCCTGCCATGTGGGAGCCTGGCAGCAATGGCACTGCTTACCTGGACTTGCCCAGAGGCCTAGGAGTGGAGGCAGGAGGGGTGGTGTCTGAGGGCTGGGGTTGTGCTTGGTGGTCACTCATGCTCACCTTCTGAGAGGGTTTGCCCTGCAGTTATTGACATAAATAAAAACTTGGTGGTCTAACGTAGAGGTTTCCATGAgccaagagaaaaaggggagcccagagaaaggggaggagaacaGACACAGACAGGGGCAGGGAAGTGGGGGGTGGGAGAATCAGAAGTGTGTTCAGTTAgaagagcaaaggaaaaaaggaaggaaagaaatttaAAGACCTGGAACCCCAGTGCACCCTCCCGAGCCCACACACTGCCTGTGGAGGAGGCACACCCACACCCTCCTGCTGTGGCATCACCCCCTGCCACTGGCCCCAGGGGACACGCGACCCCACGAAGGTGCCAAGGCCACCCCATGCAGGGACTGGCGCAGTCACCcctctgtcccaggcaaggGGGCAGGAGCCATCCCCTGCATCACTCAGAGACGTGGACAACAGCAGGGCCTGGTCCCACACCTCGACCCGGAGACGGGGCAGAGCAGCCACCATAGCCCTGGGTTaggagctgggagggctctCCCCAGCCACGCCTGGTCAGCAGTAGCCCTACACAGCCTCAGTTCAGAAGGCACAGGATGTCGAGCGGAGTCTCTGGGCAGAAGCTCAGACTCACCTTTTTGGCTGAGAGCACTGGTTTCTTGGCCAGCAGTGGTGACGTGGTGCTGCCCCACTCCTGTGTGGCGCTGCCCAGCGGGGAGGGTTTCACAGTGGCTGTCCTGGAGCTTTTGGGGGCAGCCAGGACAGAGTCTTTAGGGACAGCCGGCTTGGTGCCAGGGCCAGAAGGGAGGTGGGGGCCAGAGTCCCTTCCCTGAGAGgtgcagaagctgctggaatTGCTCTTGGCCTTGTGGGTGTCCTTGGCCAGCTGCCCTactctgctgccatgggaatccTTCTTCAGGGTCCTGGTCATCGCCCCACAGCCACTGGGTTCCTGACTGGACTTCAGCAGCTTGGATGAGGTAGGTGGCTTCTCGCTGTCTGGGCCCTGTGTGGGCAGCCCTGCTTTGGCCCCGCTTACAGTGCTGGTGACATGGAAGCCTGCTCTGGGCATGCCAGGTGTCTGCAGCTTCTTGGGCCTCTGGACTGTGTCATAGGCCAGGGGTGTGGCCTCGTGGGTGGCTTTGTGCGGCAGTTTGGATGATGGGGTCTGAGGGAGTAGCTTTGACAGAGCAATTCCGTTTGTCAGCTTTAACCCCATCCCAGGAGAGCTGCGGGCAACAGGGACTCCAACATCACCTGGGCCtggcagccccttccccagcagcttGTCTTGTTTCTAgacaaggagaaagagagaagttcAGTGAGGAGAGTCAAGGAGCCACAGATACAGTGATACTGGCCCTCCCCATGTGCAGCCAGGATCCCTGGGTTCAGCAGGATCAGGATCCCTCCTGTACAACACCCTCCCACTCCATCCATCTCCCGGCATGGCTGCAGCCCCCTGTGCccatggagcagcagctcctgggagcacCAACCTTCAGGACTCACCAGGCCCACTGGTGGCACAGACGGGGTCCCGTTAATTGCAGTTTTCTTCATTTGCTTCGAGTCACTGCCAGTGCAGCTGGGCAGGCTGAAGGCAGCCTTGGTCATAGGCCCTGCTGAGCTCTTCCTGGGGCAGCTGAGCCTGGGGAGGGCAAAGCGCAGGCATCAGCCGTGGGGGTGTGGGTGAGCAGCAGACACACACGAGGGAGGGGAGCTGGAGGCTCTGAGGAAGTGAGGTGCTACAGCAAACCACGACAAGGGGCTGGACCGCTCCCTGCCACCCCCTCCCCGAGCCAGCACACGCACGGGGCGTTGGGGCTGCTTGGCCGGGGCAGGCAGGCCAGGAGGCACAGGCTGCTCTCTTACCTCAGGTAGAACAGCACATAGGCCTGCTGGTTGAGAACCACCTTGATGTTGCTGGGGTGGACCTCATGGTCATTCATTCGATACCACTGCCCATTGCTGGCCTGTGGAAGGAGAAGACAGAATGTGGTCAGGCTGTGTCCAAGGAGAACAGGGTCAGGCTCTGGCCAGGGACCCTCCTGGCCTGCAGAGCAGCACGAACAGCACCCGTCGTCAGagctcccctccccaaaacccacagATGGCCCAGGGGCTCTGTCAGGGCAGACCTTCACGTTTCCTGCAGCAGGGCACAGTTTATGCCCCATGTCCAGTGTGCCACACCTCCACACCACCCACCCTGCCAAGCACCCTCCTCTCTGCACCCTACAGGGACCCACAAGCACCTACCAGGCCCCAGCCCAGACAAGGTGCCAAGAGAGCATCCCAGGCTCACCTTCACATAGCAGAAGTAGTGCCCTGCATTGCAGCTGTACCCAGAGTGCACCAGCACCGCATAGAGTCCATATGTGACAGGATCACCCTTGGGCTCAGACATGTAAGGGCGGATGTCCAAGAACTCAGGGTATCCCACATCCTGTGGAAAGAAGATGTCTCAAAAGCTGGCATGGCTTTCTTGCCAGAgcaagagcagctctgctgtgctacGAGtcccatctctctctctctctcgagGGGATGTGTCCTCCCCAGGCAGAGACTGCAGTGAGGAAGATGTCAGGATGAGTCCAACTTCCCCCACAGAGAGCAGTGGGGAATGACTGCAGGACTGCACCAGGACCACCTCCCACCCTGCTTGGGGGCAGGACCTTGGGCCAGGACACAGCCCTGGTTGTGGATAGCTGAGTACTCACCTTGGTGATTTTCCTTCCACCTGAAGAGCTGCAACTGCCAAAGCGTTTCAGTGAAATCGTGAGAACATTGGAGGCTCGGTGGATGGTGAAGCGTTTGCTGGCCGACACTTTCTTCCTGCACCTGCCCAGGAAAAGCTCAAGCTATTCAAGCTGTTCCAACATCCAGACAACTGCCCGCCCTGGCCACACAGCAATGGCCAACCCGAAGGGAATGGTGCTGCTGACACCAGGTACTGCTCCAGAGACCTCATGGCCATGCCCGCTGGCCCAGGTCTTCCTTGGAAGACGAGagagctgaggagcagcaggctTCATCACAGGCTTCAATGGCCCTGTACCTCATGGTTTAGTCACAGAGCAGGTACAGAAGCCCTCCCACATTGTGGCAGCCTTCCCACCAGCACACCAGTGGACACCAtcctgcccccagcaccccacactCACATGCTACACCTGTAAGCGTTGtccccacccagctgctctggcttcACAAACAGCTCCAAGGCCCGCACGACGTTTGCGGCTCGCTGCAAGGACAGGGCGGACGTCAGGGCACGA encodes:
- the USP36 gene encoding ubiquitin carboxyl-terminal hydrolase 36 isoform X2; this translates as MPRPPGPPSRPPTAMIAEKLREALEPGRREAAAELGRPLAAAARSVLQQRIEFAPARRGLAGQLEHLRDKYEHIGAEALGRPLGITGSLPERPQNPQGHSRALPAAAGDGIPAPQKVLFPAQRLSMKWERVHRVGAGLSNLGNTCFLNSALQCLTYTPPLTNYLLSREHGRTCAHGSFCMICTMQNHTIQAFANSGNAIKPLSIIRDLKKISHNLRFGRQEDAHEFLRYTIDAMQKACLNGYTKLDRQTQATTLVHQIFGGYLRSRVKCLECKTVSDTYDPYLDVTLEVERAANVVRALELFVKPEQLGGDNAYRCSMCRKKVSASKRFTIHRASNVLTISLKRFGSCSSSGGRKITKDVGYPEFLDIRPYMSEPKGDPVTYGLYAVLVHSGYSCNAGHYFCYVKASNGQWYRMNDHEVHPSNIKVVLNQQAYVLFYLRLSCPRKSSAGPMTKAAFSLPSCTGSDSKQMKKTAINGTPSVPPVGLKQDKLLGKGLPGPGDVGVPVARSSPGMGLKLTNGIALSKLLPQTPSSKLPHKATHEATPLAYDTVQRPKKLQTPGMPRAGFHVTSTVSGAKAGLPTQGPDSEKPPTSSKLLKSSQEPSGCGAMTRTLKKDSHGSRVGQLAKDTHKAKSNSSSFCTSQGRDSGPHLPSGPGTKPAVPKDSVLAAPKSSRTATVKPSPLGSATQEWGSTTSPLLAKKPVLSAKKGKPSQKVSMSDHQAQPQPSDTTPPASTPRPLGKSSRDTGSGQVEPEGSFRKKRRKRKHRSTDRSPCAVAVKDVDEVSSPPKKERIVSPEGFKDKGSRLPKKESIGSQKDFIDKDSRSPRKKIVSPGDLMSFMGKEVSDKGLSHGPVCQDMKSGPKPEPSIDLGMEPTFPLKRKKKKKKNRSKDRPLKKTEECSSGMLSSDSSRTTEPEPCETHQSVEAGEHKHRKRKWMESLSSLAANTVPATTTSSPVAAGASDKQTGDERCSLAALSPVAGNWAGTAPEGQESSVVGQLLQNSLDKAYGKQVLTWQGEISAVSQDAIRDTALAQSKTIIDEWDEEFDKGKVKKMKKMKQERRRDSNPFQKLQNKRNFWLMSHPAKMASLGHRLSG
- the USP36 gene encoding ubiquitin carboxyl-terminal hydrolase 36 isoform X4, whose amino-acid sequence is MAHHCSLLFPCWSPALTGVDCGMNMCPRLDRQTQATTLVHQIFGGYLRSRVKCLECKTVSDTYDPYLDVTLEVERAANVVRALELFVKPEQLGGDNAYRCSMCRKKVSASKRFTIHRASNVLTISLKRFGSCSSSGGRKITKDVGYPEFLDIRPYMSEPKGDPVTYGLYAVLVHSGYSCNAGHYFCYVKASNGQWYRMNDHEVHPSNIKVVLNQQAYVLFYLRLSCPRKSSAGPMTKAAFSLPSCTGSDSKQMKKTAINGTPSVPPVGLKQDKLLGKGLPGPGDVGVPVARSSPGMGLKLTNGIALSKLLPQTPSSKLPHKATHEATPLAYDTVQRPKKLQTPGMPRAGFHVTSTVSGAKAGLPTQGPDSEKPPTSSKLLKSSQEPSGCGAMTRTLKKDSHGSRVGQLAKDTHKAKSNSSSFCTSQGRDSGPHLPSGPGTKPAVPKDSVLAAPKSSRTATVKPSPLGSATQEWGSTTSPLLAKKPVLSAKKGKPSQKVSMSDHQAQPQPSDTTPPASTPRPLGKSSLSSSALELPNPEKSAFSFVLNLPTQLPASLLTHGSTAHTSHHLLPGSRDTGSGQVEPEGSFRKKRRKRKHRSTDRSPCAVAVKDVDEVSSPPKKERIVSPEGFKDKGSRLPKKESIGSQKDFIDKDSRSPRKKIVSPGDLMSFMGKEVSDKGLSHGPVCQDMKSGPKPEPSIDLGMEPTFPLKRKKKKKKNRSKDRPLKKTEECSSGMLSSDSSRTTEPEPCETHQSVEAGEHKHRKRKWMESLSSLAANTVPATTTSSPVAAGASDKQTGDERCSLAALSPVAGNWAGTAPEGQESSVVGQLLQNSLDKAYGKQVLTWQGEISAVSQDAIRDTALAQSKTIIDEWDEEFDKGKVKKMKKMKQERRRDSNPFQKLQNKRNFWLMSHPAKMASLGHRLSG
- the USP36 gene encoding ubiquitin carboxyl-terminal hydrolase 36 isoform X1 produces the protein MPRPPGPPSRPPTAMIAEKLREALEPGRREAAAELGRPLAAAARSVLQQRIEFAPARRGLAGQLEHLRDKYEHIGAEALGRPLGITGSLPERPQNPQGHSRALPAAAGDGIPAPQKVLFPAQRLSMKWERVHRVGAGLSNLGNTCFLNSALQCLTYTPPLTNYLLSREHGRTCAHGSFCMICTMQNHTIQAFANSGNAIKPLSIIRDLKKISHNLRFGRQEDAHEFLRYTIDAMQKACLNGYTKLDRQTQATTLVHQIFGGYLRSRVKCLECKTVSDTYDPYLDVTLEVERAANVVRALELFVKPEQLGGDNAYRCSMCRKKVSASKRFTIHRASNVLTISLKRFGSCSSSGGRKITKDVGYPEFLDIRPYMSEPKGDPVTYGLYAVLVHSGYSCNAGHYFCYVKASNGQWYRMNDHEVHPSNIKVVLNQQAYVLFYLRLSCPRKSSAGPMTKAAFSLPSCTGSDSKQMKKTAINGTPSVPPVGLKQDKLLGKGLPGPGDVGVPVARSSPGMGLKLTNGIALSKLLPQTPSSKLPHKATHEATPLAYDTVQRPKKLQTPGMPRAGFHVTSTVSGAKAGLPTQGPDSEKPPTSSKLLKSSQEPSGCGAMTRTLKKDSHGSRVGQLAKDTHKAKSNSSSFCTSQGRDSGPHLPSGPGTKPAVPKDSVLAAPKSSRTATVKPSPLGSATQEWGSTTSPLLAKKPVLSAKKGKPSQKVSMSDHQAQPQPSDTTPPASTPRPLGKSSLSSSALELPNPEKSAFSFVLNLPTQLPASLLTHGSTAHTSHHLLPGSRDTGSGQVEPEGSFRKKRRKRKHRSTDRSPCAVAVKDVDEVSSPPKKERIVSPEGFKDKGSRLPKKESIGSQKDFIDKDSRSPRKKIVSPGDLMSFMGKEVSDKGLSHGPVCQDMKSGPKPEPSIDLGMEPTFPLKRKKKKKKNRSKDRPLKKTEECSSGMLSSDSSRTTEPEPCETHQSVEAGEHKHRKRKWMESLSSLAANTVPATTTSSPVAAGASDKQTGDERCSLAALSPVAGNWAGTAPEGQESSVVGQLLQNSLDKAYGKQVLTWQGEISAVSQDAIRDTALAQSKTIIDEWDEEFDKGKVKKMKKMKQERRRDSNPFQKLQNKRNFWLMSHPAKMASLGHRLSG
- the USP36 gene encoding ubiquitin carboxyl-terminal hydrolase 36 isoform X3, whose protein sequence is MICTMQNHTIQAFANSGNAIKPLSIIRDLKKISHNLRFGRQEDAHEFLRYTIDAMQKACLNGYTKLDRQTQATTLVHQIFGGYLRSRVKCLECKTVSDTYDPYLDVTLEVERAANVVRALELFVKPEQLGGDNAYRCSMCRKKVSASKRFTIHRASNVLTISLKRFGSCSSSGGRKITKDVGYPEFLDIRPYMSEPKGDPVTYGLYAVLVHSGYSCNAGHYFCYVKASNGQWYRMNDHEVHPSNIKVVLNQQAYVLFYLRLSCPRKSSAGPMTKAAFSLPSCTGSDSKQMKKTAINGTPSVPPVGLKQDKLLGKGLPGPGDVGVPVARSSPGMGLKLTNGIALSKLLPQTPSSKLPHKATHEATPLAYDTVQRPKKLQTPGMPRAGFHVTSTVSGAKAGLPTQGPDSEKPPTSSKLLKSSQEPSGCGAMTRTLKKDSHGSRVGQLAKDTHKAKSNSSSFCTSQGRDSGPHLPSGPGTKPAVPKDSVLAAPKSSRTATVKPSPLGSATQEWGSTTSPLLAKKPVLSAKKGKPSQKVSMSDHQAQPQPSDTTPPASTPRPLGKSSLSSSALELPNPEKSAFSFVLNLPTQLPASLLTHGSTAHTSHHLLPGSRDTGSGQVEPEGSFRKKRRKRKHRSTDRSPCAVAVKDVDEVSSPPKKERIVSPEGFKDKGSRLPKKESIGSQKDFIDKDSRSPRKKIVSPGDLMSFMGKEVSDKGLSHGPVCQDMKSGPKPEPSIDLGMEPTFPLKRKKKKKKNRSKDRPLKKTEECSSGMLSSDSSRTTEPEPCETHQSVEAGEHKHRKRKWMESLSSLAANTVPATTTSSPVAAGASDKQTGDERCSLAALSPVAGNWAGTAPEGQESSVVGQLLQNSLDKAYGKQVLTWQGEISAVSQDAIRDTALAQSKTIIDEWDEEFDKGKVKKMKKMKQERRRDSNPFQKLQNKRNFWLMSHPAKMASLGHRLSG